One Vespula pensylvanica isolate Volc-1 chromosome 3, ASM1446617v1, whole genome shotgun sequence DNA window includes the following coding sequences:
- the LOC122627733 gene encoding calponin homology domain-containing protein DDB_G0272472 isoform X3: protein MEHSPASTARRRGHQHHPRHSTRRRFEVSGRGPAQCGPAGTTTTTTTTTTTITTTANNNNPNNNNDNSNNNNNNVLDDVLQEQPTSLGSHWLRDSLSRRIEANNKEDVKSKKTTTTAATSTATQMTTIPETTIAKTTDEKYENKENLNVRQRLAQCSLDVDLIENRNDDKIDDDYDFGYDDKDEKINEIAPRRNKDLKVYEKGGLTKREIQTLVSPRAWDAQRNVTGIKEEINDNIDKIFDEFRLGKENANYQEYDHLETKDKYFFDIYDEPEHAVARARGDGNSDDESTNVEEDPELAELAKLRCPSERAEVQAEREARRRKRCADYPGLAFGCSIFSSDTMMKFSLIRNELQNIMGNQLKRAESEVAALNRRIQLLEEDLERSEERLATATAKLAEASQAADESERARKILENRSLADEERMDALENQLKEARFLAEEADKKYDEVARKLAMVEADLERAEERAEAGESKIVELEEELRVVGNNLKSLEVSEEKANQREEEYKNQIKTLTTRLKEATQREETFEGQVKILDSQLKEAEARAEFAERSVQKLQKEVDRLEDEMVTEKEKFKEIGDGLDNAFFELYGV, encoded by the exons ATGGAACATTCGCCGGCGTCGACCGCGAGACGTCGCGGTCATCAGCATCATCCGCGTCACTCGACGCGTAGACGTTTCGAGGTATCCGGCAGAGGACCCGCGCAGTGTGGCCCTGCCggtacaacaacaacaacaacaacaacaacaacaacaataacaacaacagcaaacAACAATAATcctaataacaataacgataacagcaacaacaataataacaatgtcCTCGATGATGTCTTACAAGAGCAACCAACGTCGTTGGGCTCCCATTGGTTACGCGATTCCTTGTCGAGAAGAATCGAAgctaataataaagaagatgtCAAGTCAAAGAAAACAACGACGACAGCAGCAACATCAACAGCCACCCAGATGACAACAATTCCCGAAACAACGATTGCAAAAACGACCGATGAGAAATACGAAAACAAGGAGAATTTGAACGTCCGACAGAGGCTCGCGCAGTGTAGCCTGGACGttgatttaatagaaaatcgaaacgacgataaaatcgacgacgactacgacttTGGTTACGACGATAAAGACGAGAAGATAAACGAGATTGCTCCTaggagaaataaagatttGAAGGTTTACGAGAAGGGTGGTTTAACTAAGCGGGAAATTCAAACGCTCGTTTCGCCACGTGCTTGGGACGCGCAGCGTAATGTCACTGGGATTAAAGAggaaattaacgataatatcgataagatATTCGACGAGTTTCGTTTGGGAAAGGAAAATGCGAATTATCAGGAATACGATCATTTAGAAACGaaggataaatatttctttgatatatacGACGAGCCCGAGCACGCGGTCGCGAGGGCTCGCGGGGATGGTAATTCCGACGACGAGTCTACCAACGTCGAGGAAGATCCCGAATTAGCCGAATTGGCAAAATTAAGGTGTCCAAGCGAAAGGGCCGAAGTACAAGCCGAAAGAGAAGCCAGAAGACGAAAGAGATGCGCCGATTATCCTGGATTAGCGTTTGGCTGTTCTATATTCTCCAGCGACACCATGATGAAGTTCAGTCTGATTAGGAACGAATTACAAAATATCATGGGCAATCAGCTGAAACGG GCTGAATCCGAAGTCGCTGCCCTCAATCGTCGTATCCAACTATTGGAGGAGGATTTGGAAAGATCCGAGGAACGTCTTGCTACTGCCACTGCCAAATTGGCAGAGGCATCTCAAGCAGCAGACGAAAGCGAACG CGCCCGCAAGATTCTCGAGAACCGTAGCTTGGCGGATGAAGAGCGCATGGACGCCCTTGAAAATCAGCTGAAGGAGGCGAGGTTCCTAGCCGAAGAAGCCGACAAGAAATACGATGAG GTCGCCCGTAAATTGGCCATGGTCGAGGCCGATCTTGAGCGTGCCGAGGAACGCGCCGAGGCAGGAGAGTC cAAAATCGTTGAACTGGAGGAGGAATTGCGCGTGGTCGGTAATAACCTGAAATCCCTCGAGGTCTCGGAGGAGAAG GCCAACCAGCGCGAGGAGGAATACAAGAACCAAATTAAGACCCTTACCACTCGTCTAAAGGAG GCGACGCAGAGAGAGGAGACGTTCGAGGGACAGGTCAAGATCTTGGATAGTCAGTTGAAAGAG GCTGAGGCTCGCGCCGAATTCGCGGAGAGATCGGTGCAGAAACTCCAGAAGGAGGTCGACAGGCTCGAAG
- the LOC122627733 gene encoding calponin homology domain-containing protein DDB_G0272472 isoform X8 translates to MEHSPASTARRRGHQHHPRHSTRRRFEVSGRGPAQCGPAGTTTTTTTTTTTITTTANNNNPNNNNDNSNNNNNNVLDDVLQEQPTSLGSHWLRDSLSRRIEANNKEDVKSKKTTTTAATSTATQMTTIPETTIAKTTDEKYENKENLNVRQRLAQCSLDVDLIENRNDDKIDDDYDFGYDDKDEKINEIAPRRNKDLKVYEKGGLTKREIQTLVSPRAWDAQRNVTGIKEEINDNIDKIFDEFRLGKENANYQEYDHLETKDKYFFDIYDEPEHAVARARGDGNSDDESTNVEEDPELAELAKLRCPSERAEVQAEREARRRKRCADYPGLAFGCSIFSSDTMMKFSLIRNELQNIMGNQLKRAESEVAALNRRIQLLEEDLERSEERLATATAKLAEASQAADESERARKILENRSLADEERMDALENQLKEARFLAEEADKKYDEVARKLAMVEADLERAEERAEAGESKIVELEEELRVVGNNLKSLEVSEEKATQREETFEGQVKILDSQLKEAEARAEFAERSVQKLQKEVDRLEDDLAAEREKNKLLQEEMEATLHDIQNM, encoded by the exons ATGGAACATTCGCCGGCGTCGACCGCGAGACGTCGCGGTCATCAGCATCATCCGCGTCACTCGACGCGTAGACGTTTCGAGGTATCCGGCAGAGGACCCGCGCAGTGTGGCCCTGCCggtacaacaacaacaacaacaacaacaacaacaacaataacaacaacagcaaacAACAATAATcctaataacaataacgataacagcaacaacaataataacaatgtcCTCGATGATGTCTTACAAGAGCAACCAACGTCGTTGGGCTCCCATTGGTTACGCGATTCCTTGTCGAGAAGAATCGAAgctaataataaagaagatgtCAAGTCAAAGAAAACAACGACGACAGCAGCAACATCAACAGCCACCCAGATGACAACAATTCCCGAAACAACGATTGCAAAAACGACCGATGAGAAATACGAAAACAAGGAGAATTTGAACGTCCGACAGAGGCTCGCGCAGTGTAGCCTGGACGttgatttaatagaaaatcgaaacgacgataaaatcgacgacgactacgacttTGGTTACGACGATAAAGACGAGAAGATAAACGAGATTGCTCCTaggagaaataaagatttGAAGGTTTACGAGAAGGGTGGTTTAACTAAGCGGGAAATTCAAACGCTCGTTTCGCCACGTGCTTGGGACGCGCAGCGTAATGTCACTGGGATTAAAGAggaaattaacgataatatcgataagatATTCGACGAGTTTCGTTTGGGAAAGGAAAATGCGAATTATCAGGAATACGATCATTTAGAAACGaaggataaatatttctttgatatatacGACGAGCCCGAGCACGCGGTCGCGAGGGCTCGCGGGGATGGTAATTCCGACGACGAGTCTACCAACGTCGAGGAAGATCCCGAATTAGCCGAATTGGCAAAATTAAGGTGTCCAAGCGAAAGGGCCGAAGTACAAGCCGAAAGAGAAGCCAGAAGACGAAAGAGATGCGCCGATTATCCTGGATTAGCGTTTGGCTGTTCTATATTCTCCAGCGACACCATGATGAAGTTCAGTCTGATTAGGAACGAATTACAAAATATCATGGGCAATCAGCTGAAACGG GCTGAATCCGAAGTCGCTGCCCTCAATCGTCGTATCCAACTATTGGAGGAGGATTTGGAAAGATCCGAGGAACGTCTTGCTACTGCCACTGCCAAATTGGCAGAGGCATCTCAAGCAGCAGACGAAAGCGAACG CGCCCGCAAGATTCTCGAGAACCGTAGCTTGGCGGATGAAGAGCGCATGGACGCCCTTGAAAATCAGCTGAAGGAGGCGAGGTTCCTAGCCGAAGAAGCCGACAAGAAATACGATGAG GTCGCCCGTAAATTGGCCATGGTCGAGGCCGATCTTGAGCGTGCCGAGGAACGCGCCGAGGCAGGAGAGTC cAAAATCGTTGAACTGGAGGAGGAATTGCGCGTGGTCGGTAATAACCTGAAATCCCTCGAGGTCTCGGAGGAGAAG GCGACGCAGAGAGAGGAGACGTTCGAGGGACAGGTCAAGATCTTGGATAGTCAGTTGAAAGAG GCTGAGGCTCGCGCCGAATTCGCGGAGAGATCGGTGCAGAAACTCCAGAAGGAGGTCGACAGGCTCGAAG ACGACCTCGCagccgagagagagaaaaacaaattgcTCCAGGAGGAAATGGAAGCCACCCTGCATGACATCCAGAACATGTAG
- the LOC122627733 gene encoding calponin homology domain-containing protein DDB_G0272472 isoform X10, whose product MEHSPASTARRRGHQHHPRHSTRRRFEVSGRGPAQCGPAGTTTTTTTTTTTITTTANNNNPNNNNDNSNNNNNNVLDDVLQEQPTSLGSHWLRDSLSRRIEANNKEDVKSKKTTTTAATSTATQMTTIPETTIAKTTDEKYENKENLNVRQRLAQCSLDVDLIENRNDDKIDDDYDFGYDDKDEKINEIAPRRNKDLKVYEKGGLTKREIQTLVSPRAWDAQRNVTGIKEEINDNIDKIFDEFRLGKENANYQEYDHLETKDKYFFDIYDEPEHAVARARGDGNSDDESTNVEEDPELAELAKLRCPSERAEVQAEREARRRKRCADYPGLAFGCSIFSSDTMMKFSLIRNELQNIMGNQLKRAESEVAALNRRIQLLEEDLERSEERLATATAKLAEASQAADESERIRKALENRTNMEDDRVSLLEQQLAQAKLIAEEADKKYEEVARKLVMMEQDLERAEEKAELSEAKIVELEEELRVVGNNLKSLEVSEEKATQREETFEGQVKILDSQLKEAEARAEFAERSVQKLQKEVDRLEDDLAAEREKNKLLQEEMEATLHDIQNM is encoded by the exons ATGGAACATTCGCCGGCGTCGACCGCGAGACGTCGCGGTCATCAGCATCATCCGCGTCACTCGACGCGTAGACGTTTCGAGGTATCCGGCAGAGGACCCGCGCAGTGTGGCCCTGCCggtacaacaacaacaacaacaacaacaacaacaacaataacaacaacagcaaacAACAATAATcctaataacaataacgataacagcaacaacaataataacaatgtcCTCGATGATGTCTTACAAGAGCAACCAACGTCGTTGGGCTCCCATTGGTTACGCGATTCCTTGTCGAGAAGAATCGAAgctaataataaagaagatgtCAAGTCAAAGAAAACAACGACGACAGCAGCAACATCAACAGCCACCCAGATGACAACAATTCCCGAAACAACGATTGCAAAAACGACCGATGAGAAATACGAAAACAAGGAGAATTTGAACGTCCGACAGAGGCTCGCGCAGTGTAGCCTGGACGttgatttaatagaaaatcgaaacgacgataaaatcgacgacgactacgacttTGGTTACGACGATAAAGACGAGAAGATAAACGAGATTGCTCCTaggagaaataaagatttGAAGGTTTACGAGAAGGGTGGTTTAACTAAGCGGGAAATTCAAACGCTCGTTTCGCCACGTGCTTGGGACGCGCAGCGTAATGTCACTGGGATTAAAGAggaaattaacgataatatcgataagatATTCGACGAGTTTCGTTTGGGAAAGGAAAATGCGAATTATCAGGAATACGATCATTTAGAAACGaaggataaatatttctttgatatatacGACGAGCCCGAGCACGCGGTCGCGAGGGCTCGCGGGGATGGTAATTCCGACGACGAGTCTACCAACGTCGAGGAAGATCCCGAATTAGCCGAATTGGCAAAATTAAGGTGTCCAAGCGAAAGGGCCGAAGTACAAGCCGAAAGAGAAGCCAGAAGACGAAAGAGATGCGCCGATTATCCTGGATTAGCGTTTGGCTGTTCTATATTCTCCAGCGACACCATGATGAAGTTCAGTCTGATTAGGAACGAATTACAAAATATCATGGGCAATCAGCTGAAACGG GCTGAATCCGAAGTCGCTGCCCTCAATCGTCGTATCCAACTATTGGAGGAGGATTTGGAAAGATCCGAGGAACGTCTTGCTACTGCCACTGCCAAATTGGCAGAGGCATCTCAAGCAGCAGACGAAAGCGAACG GATACGCAAGGCACTCGAAAACCGAACCAACATGGAGGATGACCGGGTATCCTTGTTGGAGCAGCAGCTAGCACAGGCTAAATTGATCGCCGAGGAGGCGGATAAGAAATACGAGGAG GTCGCAAGGAAACTAGTCATGATGGAGCAGGACCTCGAAAGGGCCGAGGAAAAGGCAGAATTGTCGGAAGC cAAAATCGTTGAACTGGAGGAGGAATTGCGCGTGGTCGGTAATAACCTGAAATCCCTCGAGGTCTCGGAGGAGAAG GCGACGCAGAGAGAGGAGACGTTCGAGGGACAGGTCAAGATCTTGGATAGTCAGTTGAAAGAG GCTGAGGCTCGCGCCGAATTCGCGGAGAGATCGGTGCAGAAACTCCAGAAGGAGGTCGACAGGCTCGAAG ACGACCTCGCagccgagagagagaaaaacaaattgcTCCAGGAGGAAATGGAAGCCACCCTGCATGACATCCAGAACATGTAG
- the LOC122627733 gene encoding calponin homology domain-containing protein DDB_G0272472 isoform X1 yields the protein MEHSPASTARRRGHQHHPRHSTRRRFEVSGRGPAQCGPAGTTTTTTTTTTTITTTANNNNPNNNNDNSNNNNNNVLDDVLQEQPTSLGSHWLRDSLSRRIEANNKEDVKSKKTTTTAATSTATQMTTIPETTIAKTTDEKYENKENLNVRQRLAQCSLDVDLIENRNDDKIDDDYDFGYDDKDEKINEIAPRRNKDLKVYEKGGLTKREIQTLVSPRAWDAQRNVTGIKEEINDNIDKIFDEFRLGKENANYQEYDHLETKDKYFFDIYDEPEHAVARARGDGNSDDESTNVEEDPELAELAKLRCPSERAEVQAEREARRRKRCADYPGLAFGCSIFSSDTMMKFSLIRNELQNIMGNQLKRAESEVAALNRRIQLLEEDLERSEERLATATAKLAEASQAADESERARKILENRSLADEERMDALENQLKEARFLAEEADKKYDEVARKLAMVEADLERAEERAEAGESKIVELEEELRVVGNNLKSLEVSEEKANQREEEYKNQIKTLTTRLKEATQREETFEGQVKILDSQLKEAEARAEFAERSVQKLQKEVDRLEDDLAAEREKNKLLQEEMEATLHDIQNM from the exons ATGGAACATTCGCCGGCGTCGACCGCGAGACGTCGCGGTCATCAGCATCATCCGCGTCACTCGACGCGTAGACGTTTCGAGGTATCCGGCAGAGGACCCGCGCAGTGTGGCCCTGCCggtacaacaacaacaacaacaacaacaacaacaacaataacaacaacagcaaacAACAATAATcctaataacaataacgataacagcaacaacaataataacaatgtcCTCGATGATGTCTTACAAGAGCAACCAACGTCGTTGGGCTCCCATTGGTTACGCGATTCCTTGTCGAGAAGAATCGAAgctaataataaagaagatgtCAAGTCAAAGAAAACAACGACGACAGCAGCAACATCAACAGCCACCCAGATGACAACAATTCCCGAAACAACGATTGCAAAAACGACCGATGAGAAATACGAAAACAAGGAGAATTTGAACGTCCGACAGAGGCTCGCGCAGTGTAGCCTGGACGttgatttaatagaaaatcgaaacgacgataaaatcgacgacgactacgacttTGGTTACGACGATAAAGACGAGAAGATAAACGAGATTGCTCCTaggagaaataaagatttGAAGGTTTACGAGAAGGGTGGTTTAACTAAGCGGGAAATTCAAACGCTCGTTTCGCCACGTGCTTGGGACGCGCAGCGTAATGTCACTGGGATTAAAGAggaaattaacgataatatcgataagatATTCGACGAGTTTCGTTTGGGAAAGGAAAATGCGAATTATCAGGAATACGATCATTTAGAAACGaaggataaatatttctttgatatatacGACGAGCCCGAGCACGCGGTCGCGAGGGCTCGCGGGGATGGTAATTCCGACGACGAGTCTACCAACGTCGAGGAAGATCCCGAATTAGCCGAATTGGCAAAATTAAGGTGTCCAAGCGAAAGGGCCGAAGTACAAGCCGAAAGAGAAGCCAGAAGACGAAAGAGATGCGCCGATTATCCTGGATTAGCGTTTGGCTGTTCTATATTCTCCAGCGACACCATGATGAAGTTCAGTCTGATTAGGAACGAATTACAAAATATCATGGGCAATCAGCTGAAACGG GCTGAATCCGAAGTCGCTGCCCTCAATCGTCGTATCCAACTATTGGAGGAGGATTTGGAAAGATCCGAGGAACGTCTTGCTACTGCCACTGCCAAATTGGCAGAGGCATCTCAAGCAGCAGACGAAAGCGAACG CGCCCGCAAGATTCTCGAGAACCGTAGCTTGGCGGATGAAGAGCGCATGGACGCCCTTGAAAATCAGCTGAAGGAGGCGAGGTTCCTAGCCGAAGAAGCCGACAAGAAATACGATGAG GTCGCCCGTAAATTGGCCATGGTCGAGGCCGATCTTGAGCGTGCCGAGGAACGCGCCGAGGCAGGAGAGTC cAAAATCGTTGAACTGGAGGAGGAATTGCGCGTGGTCGGTAATAACCTGAAATCCCTCGAGGTCTCGGAGGAGAAG GCCAACCAGCGCGAGGAGGAATACAAGAACCAAATTAAGACCCTTACCACTCGTCTAAAGGAG GCGACGCAGAGAGAGGAGACGTTCGAGGGACAGGTCAAGATCTTGGATAGTCAGTTGAAAGAG GCTGAGGCTCGCGCCGAATTCGCGGAGAGATCGGTGCAGAAACTCCAGAAGGAGGTCGACAGGCTCGAAG ACGACCTCGCagccgagagagagaaaaacaaattgcTCCAGGAGGAAATGGAAGCCACCCTGCATGACATCCAGAACATGTAG
- the LOC122627733 gene encoding calponin homology domain-containing protein DDB_G0272472 isoform X7 gives MEHSPASTARRRGHQHHPRHSTRRRFEVSGRGPAQCGPAGTTTTTTTTTTTITTTANNNNPNNNNDNSNNNNNNVLDDVLQEQPTSLGSHWLRDSLSRRIEANNKEDVKSKKTTTTAATSTATQMTTIPETTIAKTTDEKYENKENLNVRQRLAQCSLDVDLIENRNDDKIDDDYDFGYDDKDEKINEIAPRRNKDLKVYEKGGLTKREIQTLVSPRAWDAQRNVTGIKEEINDNIDKIFDEFRLGKENANYQEYDHLETKDKYFFDIYDEPEHAVARARGDGNSDDESTNVEEDPELAELAKLRCPSERAEVQAEREARRRKRCADYPGLAFGCSIFSSDTMMKFSLIRNELQNIMGNQLKRAESEVAALNRRIQLLEEDLERSEERLATATAKLAEASQAADESERARKILENRSLADEERMDALENQLKEARFLAEEADKKYDEVARKLAMVEADLERAEERAEAGESKIVELEEELRVVGNNLKSLEVSEEKANQREEEYKNQIKTLTTRLKEAEARAEFAERSVQKLQKEVDRLEDDLAAEREKNKLLQEEMEATLHDIQNM, from the exons ATGGAACATTCGCCGGCGTCGACCGCGAGACGTCGCGGTCATCAGCATCATCCGCGTCACTCGACGCGTAGACGTTTCGAGGTATCCGGCAGAGGACCCGCGCAGTGTGGCCCTGCCggtacaacaacaacaacaacaacaacaacaacaacaataacaacaacagcaaacAACAATAATcctaataacaataacgataacagcaacaacaataataacaatgtcCTCGATGATGTCTTACAAGAGCAACCAACGTCGTTGGGCTCCCATTGGTTACGCGATTCCTTGTCGAGAAGAATCGAAgctaataataaagaagatgtCAAGTCAAAGAAAACAACGACGACAGCAGCAACATCAACAGCCACCCAGATGACAACAATTCCCGAAACAACGATTGCAAAAACGACCGATGAGAAATACGAAAACAAGGAGAATTTGAACGTCCGACAGAGGCTCGCGCAGTGTAGCCTGGACGttgatttaatagaaaatcgaaacgacgataaaatcgacgacgactacgacttTGGTTACGACGATAAAGACGAGAAGATAAACGAGATTGCTCCTaggagaaataaagatttGAAGGTTTACGAGAAGGGTGGTTTAACTAAGCGGGAAATTCAAACGCTCGTTTCGCCACGTGCTTGGGACGCGCAGCGTAATGTCACTGGGATTAAAGAggaaattaacgataatatcgataagatATTCGACGAGTTTCGTTTGGGAAAGGAAAATGCGAATTATCAGGAATACGATCATTTAGAAACGaaggataaatatttctttgatatatacGACGAGCCCGAGCACGCGGTCGCGAGGGCTCGCGGGGATGGTAATTCCGACGACGAGTCTACCAACGTCGAGGAAGATCCCGAATTAGCCGAATTGGCAAAATTAAGGTGTCCAAGCGAAAGGGCCGAAGTACAAGCCGAAAGAGAAGCCAGAAGACGAAAGAGATGCGCCGATTATCCTGGATTAGCGTTTGGCTGTTCTATATTCTCCAGCGACACCATGATGAAGTTCAGTCTGATTAGGAACGAATTACAAAATATCATGGGCAATCAGCTGAAACGG GCTGAATCCGAAGTCGCTGCCCTCAATCGTCGTATCCAACTATTGGAGGAGGATTTGGAAAGATCCGAGGAACGTCTTGCTACTGCCACTGCCAAATTGGCAGAGGCATCTCAAGCAGCAGACGAAAGCGAACG CGCCCGCAAGATTCTCGAGAACCGTAGCTTGGCGGATGAAGAGCGCATGGACGCCCTTGAAAATCAGCTGAAGGAGGCGAGGTTCCTAGCCGAAGAAGCCGACAAGAAATACGATGAG GTCGCCCGTAAATTGGCCATGGTCGAGGCCGATCTTGAGCGTGCCGAGGAACGCGCCGAGGCAGGAGAGTC cAAAATCGTTGAACTGGAGGAGGAATTGCGCGTGGTCGGTAATAACCTGAAATCCCTCGAGGTCTCGGAGGAGAAG GCCAACCAGCGCGAGGAGGAATACAAGAACCAAATTAAGACCCTTACCACTCGTCTAAAGGAG GCTGAGGCTCGCGCCGAATTCGCGGAGAGATCGGTGCAGAAACTCCAGAAGGAGGTCGACAGGCTCGAAG ACGACCTCGCagccgagagagagaaaaacaaattgcTCCAGGAGGAAATGGAAGCCACCCTGCATGACATCCAGAACATGTAG
- the LOC122627733 gene encoding calponin homology domain-containing protein DDB_G0272472 isoform X6 translates to MEHSPASTARRRGHQHHPRHSTRRRFEVSGRGPAQCGPAGTTTTTTTTTTTITTTANNNNPNNNNDNSNNNNNNVLDDVLQEQPTSLGSHWLRDSLSRRIEANNKEDVKSKKTTTTAATSTATQMTTIPETTIAKTTDEKYENKENLNVRQRLAQCSLDVDLIENRNDDKIDDDYDFGYDDKDEKINEIAPRRNKDLKVYEKGGLTKREIQTLVSPRAWDAQRNVTGIKEEINDNIDKIFDEFRLGKENANYQEYDHLETKDKYFFDIYDEPEHAVARARGDGNSDDESTNVEEDPELAELAKLRCPSERAEVQAEREARRRKRCADYPGLAFGCSIFSSDTMMKFSLIRNELQNIMGNQLKRAESEVAALNRRIQLLEEDLERSEERLATATAKLAEASQAADESERARKILENRSLADEERMDALENQLKEARFLAEEADKKYDEVARKLAMVEADLERAEERAEAGESKIVELEEELRVVGNNLKSLEVSEEKANQREEEYKNQIKTLTTRLKEATQREETFEGQVKILDSQLKEAEARAEFAERSVQKLQKEVDRLEDELVHEKEKYKYICDDLDLTFTELVG, encoded by the exons ATGGAACATTCGCCGGCGTCGACCGCGAGACGTCGCGGTCATCAGCATCATCCGCGTCACTCGACGCGTAGACGTTTCGAGGTATCCGGCAGAGGACCCGCGCAGTGTGGCCCTGCCggtacaacaacaacaacaacaacaacaacaacaacaataacaacaacagcaaacAACAATAATcctaataacaataacgataacagcaacaacaataataacaatgtcCTCGATGATGTCTTACAAGAGCAACCAACGTCGTTGGGCTCCCATTGGTTACGCGATTCCTTGTCGAGAAGAATCGAAgctaataataaagaagatgtCAAGTCAAAGAAAACAACGACGACAGCAGCAACATCAACAGCCACCCAGATGACAACAATTCCCGAAACAACGATTGCAAAAACGACCGATGAGAAATACGAAAACAAGGAGAATTTGAACGTCCGACAGAGGCTCGCGCAGTGTAGCCTGGACGttgatttaatagaaaatcgaaacgacgataaaatcgacgacgactacgacttTGGTTACGACGATAAAGACGAGAAGATAAACGAGATTGCTCCTaggagaaataaagatttGAAGGTTTACGAGAAGGGTGGTTTAACTAAGCGGGAAATTCAAACGCTCGTTTCGCCACGTGCTTGGGACGCGCAGCGTAATGTCACTGGGATTAAAGAggaaattaacgataatatcgataagatATTCGACGAGTTTCGTTTGGGAAAGGAAAATGCGAATTATCAGGAATACGATCATTTAGAAACGaaggataaatatttctttgatatatacGACGAGCCCGAGCACGCGGTCGCGAGGGCTCGCGGGGATGGTAATTCCGACGACGAGTCTACCAACGTCGAGGAAGATCCCGAATTAGCCGAATTGGCAAAATTAAGGTGTCCAAGCGAAAGGGCCGAAGTACAAGCCGAAAGAGAAGCCAGAAGACGAAAGAGATGCGCCGATTATCCTGGATTAGCGTTTGGCTGTTCTATATTCTCCAGCGACACCATGATGAAGTTCAGTCTGATTAGGAACGAATTACAAAATATCATGGGCAATCAGCTGAAACGG GCTGAATCCGAAGTCGCTGCCCTCAATCGTCGTATCCAACTATTGGAGGAGGATTTGGAAAGATCCGAGGAACGTCTTGCTACTGCCACTGCCAAATTGGCAGAGGCATCTCAAGCAGCAGACGAAAGCGAACG CGCCCGCAAGATTCTCGAGAACCGTAGCTTGGCGGATGAAGAGCGCATGGACGCCCTTGAAAATCAGCTGAAGGAGGCGAGGTTCCTAGCCGAAGAAGCCGACAAGAAATACGATGAG GTCGCCCGTAAATTGGCCATGGTCGAGGCCGATCTTGAGCGTGCCGAGGAACGCGCCGAGGCAGGAGAGTC cAAAATCGTTGAACTGGAGGAGGAATTGCGCGTGGTCGGTAATAACCTGAAATCCCTCGAGGTCTCGGAGGAGAAG GCCAACCAGCGCGAGGAGGAATACAAGAACCAAATTAAGACCCTTACCACTCGTCTAAAGGAG GCGACGCAGAGAGAGGAGACGTTCGAGGGACAGGTCAAGATCTTGGATAGTCAGTTGAAAGAG GCTGAGGCTCGCGCCGAATTCGCGGAGAGATCGGTGCAGAAACTCCAGAAGGAGGTCGACAGGCTCGAAG